In one Diabrotica virgifera virgifera chromosome 5, PGI_DIABVI_V3a genomic region, the following are encoded:
- the LOC126884864 gene encoding uncharacterized protein LOC126884864, giving the protein MAGRHFRKKYFDFNKPEAVEALMNIINDDLELEGFRDDSDSDLTWCKELNSLLKRLGNSDSSDSDQEEDTRENSLIQNKNPPFQNDTKVPGPSGISAAPVLDQPQTTEDLSQP; this is encoded by the exons ATGGCGGGTCGTCATTTCCGTAAAAAAT ATTTTGACTTTAACAAACCAGAAGCTGTCGAGGCGTTAATGAACATTATAAATGATGATTTAGAACTAGAAGGCTTTAGGGATGACTCAGATTCTGATCTGACGTGGTGTAAGGAGCTAAATAGTCTTCTCAAAAGGCTCGGAAACAGTGATTCCTCGGATTCTGACCAAGAAGAAGATACTCGTGAGAATTCCCTAATTCAAAACAAAAACCCGCCTTTTCAAAATGACACTAAGGTTCCTGGTCCTTCCGGTATAAGTGCAGCTCCCGTATTAGATCAACCACAAACTACTGAAGACCTTAGTCAGCCTTAA
- the LOC126884865 gene encoding SCAN domain-containing protein 3-like yields MAKAFGDSKMAEKFESVPLSHQTIQRRIVAMGEQVEKSMLSLVKKSSYFSLCLDESTDQTDVSQLLIFVRPTFDDFTSKEELFDICPLYGTTKGKDIYEAVKKTVDRIGGFGKCSAIATDVAPSMTGKKIGLVGLLRENGVTCPIIQCIIHQGALCGT; encoded by the coding sequence ATGGCCAAAGCTTTCGGTGATTCTAAAATGGCGGAGAAATTTGAATCAGTGCCACTTTCACATCAAACCATACAAAGAAGGATTGTTGCTATGGGTGAGCAAGTAGAAAAATCTATGCTTAGCCTGGTTAAGAAAAGTTCATATTTCTCACTTTGTTTGGATGAAAGCACTGATCAAACCGATGTTAGTCAGCTGTTAATATTTGTGCGCCCTACTTTTGATGATTTTACCAGTAAAGAGGAGTTATTTGATATTTGTCCTCTTTATGGAACAACAAAAGGAAAAGACATCTATGAGGCTGTGAAGAAAACAGTTGACAGAATTGGAGGCTTTGGTAAATGTTCAGCCATAGCAACAGACGTGGCCCCATCAATGACAGGTAAAAAAATTGGATTAGTGGGTCTGCTTCGAGAGAATGGTGTCACTTGCCCAATAATTCAATGTATTATACATCAGGGAGCTTTATGTGGAACA